One part of the Acidobacteriota bacterium genome encodes these proteins:
- a CDS encoding threonine/serine dehydratase, producing the protein MLSLQDAIRPTTLISSSKLNDHLGLDITIATETFQHTGSFKFRAAYNVALKVPNDELIGVSSGNFGQALAYAAKLLGKKCIVIMPHNSAQVKVDAVRNYGAEADLIDVKLVSRAERLAQLAAERPGAYLASAYDDQLVIDGNSTLGDELAAHDFDVVIVPVGGGGLISGIIQSFCRHGKMTAVIGAEPLMANDAARSLHSGKLVANELEPQTIADGTRTLSLGKLNWPIVRDGVRDILEVSEDNIKTALKLYFDLANLKSEPTGALSLAAVLEKPEIFADKKVCVVVSGGNVDPSVYADLIRE; encoded by the coding sequence ATGTTATCACTACAAGACGCCATTCGCCCGACCACACTCATTTCATCATCAAAACTCAACGATCATCTCGGCCTCGACATCACGATCGCGACGGAAACGTTTCAGCATACCGGAAGCTTTAAGTTCAGAGCGGCGTACAATGTTGCCCTCAAAGTGCCGAACGACGAATTGATCGGCGTCTCGTCAGGCAATTTCGGCCAGGCTCTCGCATACGCCGCAAAATTGCTCGGCAAGAAATGCATAGTGATAATGCCGCATAATTCGGCTCAGGTTAAGGTAGATGCGGTGCGAAATTACGGTGCCGAGGCCGATCTGATCGACGTAAAGCTTGTGAGCCGTGCCGAACGTCTCGCTCAGTTAGCCGCTGAGCGTCCGGGTGCCTATCTTGCAAGCGCGTATGACGATCAACTAGTAATTGACGGAAACTCGACTCTCGGAGATGAACTTGCAGCACACGATTTTGATGTTGTTATCGTGCCGGTCGGCGGCGGCGGCCTGATCTCGGGGATCATTCAGAGCTTTTGCCGCCACGGCAAGATGACTGCGGTGATCGGAGCGGAGCCGCTTATGGCCAATGATGCCGCACGATCGCTTCATTCGGGCAAGCTGGTCGCAAACGAGCTTGAACCTCAGACAATTGCCGACGGGACAAGAACTCTATCATTGGGGAAACTAAATTGGCCGATCGTGAGGGACGGAGTTAGAGACATACTTGAAGTGTCCGAAGATAACATCAAGACAGCATTGAAGTTATACTTTGACCTTGCCAATCTGAAAAGCGAACCGACCGGAGCCCTGAGCCTCGCGGCCGTGCTTGAAAAGCCTGAGATATTCGCGGATAAAAAGGTCTGCGTTGTCGTTAGCGGCGGGAATGTCGATCCTTCGGTATATGCTGATCTGATCCGCGAATAG
- a CDS encoding type II/IV secretion system protein, with translation MIDAKILARRYRMPFIDLLPPDGPSPVDHDELARLPVDLMLRNQFVPLQREGNNLHAAMADPTNLERLDELENVLNMRIVPYVATAGSIDVVLRKGDSTQRVLQEAASGFKISLVKETDQGEEVLDLDRLASDSDMSPIIKLVDTILYNAMESRASDIHIETRERDVQVKFRIDGALYAKVDPIDIAYHQQLISRIKVMSELDIAERRIPQDGRFRVRYKGRTVDFRVSIMPTVFGEDAVIRILDKEQINEEFKNLDLNVVGFDPDDVARFRLYIKEPYGMVLVTGPTGSGKTTTLYAALNEIRNEEDKIITIEDPVEYQLHGIVQIPVNEKKGLTFARGLRSILRHDPDKIMVGEIRDEETAQIAIQSALTGHLVFTTVHANNVIDVIGRFLNMGVEPYNFVSSLNCVLAQRLVRLLCPTCKRAYTPTPEELAESGLHQKDISDKVFYKSVGCDACNHTGYRGRTAIHELLDMSDTIREMIIERRPGSEIRRQAEKEGLSSLRESAVKKVFLGMTTLYEINRVTFVEEIGKV, from the coding sequence ATGATCGATGCCAAGATCCTTGCGCGTCGATACCGTATGCCTTTCATCGACTTGCTGCCGCCCGACGGGCCATCGCCGGTCGATCACGACGAACTAGCTCGGCTGCCCGTCGATCTGATGCTCCGAAACCAATTCGTCCCCTTACAACGCGAAGGTAACAACCTGCATGCCGCGATGGCGGATCCGACGAATCTGGAACGGCTCGATGAGCTCGAAAACGTTCTCAATATGCGGATCGTTCCATATGTTGCGACCGCCGGTTCGATCGATGTTGTCCTTCGAAAGGGCGATTCGACACAGCGAGTACTGCAGGAGGCAGCATCCGGATTTAAGATCTCGCTCGTCAAGGAAACCGATCAGGGCGAAGAGGTTCTCGACCTCGACAGGCTCGCGTCGGACAGCGATATGTCGCCGATCATTAAGCTCGTCGACACGATCCTATACAATGCGATGGAATCGCGAGCTTCTGACATACACATCGAAACGCGCGAGCGTGACGTTCAGGTCAAGTTCCGCATCGATGGAGCACTGTACGCCAAAGTCGACCCGATTGACATCGCCTATCACCAACAGCTCATTTCGCGTATCAAGGTCATGTCCGAGCTCGACATCGCCGAACGCCGCATCCCGCAGGACGGCCGTTTTCGTGTGCGTTACAAGGGCCGCACGGTTGATTTTCGTGTATCGATCATGCCGACCGTTTTCGGTGAGGACGCCGTTATCCGTATTCTCGACAAAGAGCAGATCAACGAGGAATTTAAGAATCTCGATCTCAATGTAGTTGGATTCGATCCTGACGATGTTGCTCGATTTCGGCTTTATATCAAAGAGCCATACGGAATGGTGCTCGTCACCGGGCCGACGGGTTCGGGTAAAACGACCACGCTCTATGCTGCACTCAACGAGATCCGTAATGAAGAAGACAAGATCATCACCATCGAAGATCCTGTCGAGTATCAGCTTCACGGCATTGTCCAAATTCCCGTTAACGAGAAAAAGGGCCTGACGTTTGCCCGCGGACTGCGTTCGATCCTACGTCACGATCCTGACAAGATCATGGTCGGTGAGATCCGTGACGAAGAGACCGCTCAGATCGCCATCCAGTCGGCATTGACCGGCCACCTCGTATTCACGACGGTTCACGCCAACAACGTTATCGACGTCATCGGCCGATTCCTGAATATGGGCGTCGAGCCGTACAACTTTGTTTCGTCGCTCAACTGCGTGCTCGCACAACGCCTGGTTCGATTGCTTTGTCCGACATGTAAACGAGCCTATACGCCGACGCCCGAGGAACTTGCAGAATCGGGCCTGCATCAGAAGGATATTAGTGACAAAGTGTTTTACAAGAGCGTCGGGTGCGATGCCTGCAACCACACCGGCTATCGCGGCCGAACGGCAATTCACGAACTTCTCGACATGTCCGACACGATCCGCGAAATGATCATCGAACGCCGCCCCGGCTCAGAGATCCGACGCCAAGCGGAAAAGGAAGGCCTCTCATCACTTCGCGAATCGGCTGTAAAGAAGGTGTTTCTGGGTATGACGACTCTATATGAGATCAATCGAGTGACATTTGTCGAAGAGATCGGAAAGGTTTAG